In Sulfitobacter sp. W027, a single window of DNA contains:
- a CDS encoding acyl-CoA thioesterase II, which translates to MTTAARQLLDLLDIEQLEVDLFRGTGAGGETSMRIFGGHVIAQALMAAYRTVPDRACHSLHAYFIRPGDPKIPVIYQVDRARDGGSFTTRRVVAIQHGKQILNLSASFQVEEEGFDWQHEMPQVSAPENWPDRPELREAFAEKLPEKYRGDFLRERPIEIREVEPRDFMTPEKVGDRNYLWFRMAAAEGQGPVMQHALLAYASDMNLLGSSLRPHGLTWFQGKVMTASLDHAMWFHAPIRFDEWHLYALDAPFTGGARGFNRGMIYNRSGELVASVAQEGLLRPIQPKGNS; encoded by the coding sequence ATGACCACTGCTGCGCGGCAATTGCTTGATCTGCTGGATATCGAACAGCTTGAGGTCGACCTGTTTCGGGGGACAGGGGCCGGGGGTGAGACCTCGATGCGGATCTTTGGCGGCCATGTGATCGCGCAGGCGCTGATGGCGGCCTATCGTACTGTGCCTGACCGCGCGTGCCACTCGCTTCATGCCTATTTTATCCGGCCCGGTGATCCGAAGATCCCCGTGATCTATCAGGTCGACCGTGCCCGCGATGGGGGCAGTTTCACCACGCGTCGGGTGGTGGCGATCCAGCATGGCAAGCAGATCCTCAACCTGTCGGCGTCTTTTCAGGTGGAGGAAGAGGGGTTTGACTGGCAGCATGAGATGCCGCAGGTCTCAGCCCCTGAGAACTGGCCGGATCGCCCCGAACTGCGTGAGGCTTTTGCCGAGAAACTGCCCGAAAAATACCGTGGCGATTTTTTGCGTGAGCGGCCTATTGAGATCCGTGAGGTCGAGCCGCGCGATTTCATGACACCGGAAAAGGTCGGCGACCGCAACTACCTGTGGTTCCGCATGGCCGCTGCCGAGGGGCAGGGGCCGGTGATGCAGCACGCGCTATTGGCCTATGCCTCTGATATGAATCTCTTGGGCTCTTCGCTGCGGCCTCATGGGCTGACGTGGTTTCAAGGCAAGGTGATGACGGCGAGCCTTGACCACGCCATGTGGTTTCATGCGCCGATCCGCTTTGATGAATGGCATTTGTATGCGCTGGATGCGCCCTTTACCGGCGGCGCGCGGGGGTTCAATCGCGGGATGATTTATAATCGAAGTGGCGAACTTGTCGCCAGTGTCGCGCAAGAGGGACTGCTGCGCCCGATCCAGCCTAAAGGGAATAGCTAA
- a CDS encoding CoA-binding protein: MTDAFIKDVLTRTRRIAVVGVSPNPARPSHYVAEYLQQKGYDVVPVNPMHAGKEVFGKTIVATLAEIDPPVQMVDIFRRSEDVPPVVDEALAAFPELETIWMQMGITNAEAAAKAEARGVDVIQDRCPKVEIPRLLW, encoded by the coding sequence ATGACAGATGCATTTATCAAAGACGTCCTCACCCGCACCCGCCGCATCGCGGTGGTCGGCGTGTCCCCCAACCCGGCGCGGCCCAGCCACTATGTCGCTGAATATCTTCAGCAAAAGGGCTATGACGTGGTGCCGGTCAACCCCATGCATGCTGGCAAAGAGGTCTTTGGCAAGACCATCGTCGCCACTTTGGCTGAGATCGACCCGCCGGTGCAAATGGTCGACATCTTCCGCCGCTCCGAGGATGTGCCCCCCGTCGTCGATGAGGCGCTCGCGGCCTTTCCAGAACTGGAAACGATTTGGATGCAGATGGGGATCACCAACGCCGAGGCAGCGGCCAAGGCCGAAGCGCGGGGCGTGGATGTGATCCAAGACCGCTGCCCCAAGGTGGAAATCCCACGCCTGCTTTGGTGA
- a CDS encoding TRAP transporter substrate-binding protein codes for MTLHPPASYQKFRSGHSPCREVTRGTHSVHPVHYGIPDLSCRKAIFWTLEEEIPYMTLTRRTFAHLALAAFTALAATPIFAQETYALKFGHTGAPDHHFQKISEKFAALVAERTNNNVKIEVFPSDSLGKQMELVEGAFFGTTDMVLTSDAVLSNFVPEVGIINLPFIFPDSDHVRNVLDGEIGNQLGRKIEEQGAVLVGWWENGFRHITNSKKPIEKPADLSGVKLRVPEGPIFVDTFTTLGANATPIAFTELYSALQLGVVDGQENPPAHILTQKFYEVQDYVSRTGHIYLSSPVLISRAAFDKLPENYRQVILDTGRELAAEHTQMVLAAEDAQWAEIEAKGMKINDVEKAPFVEATRSVIEKYREQFGPEIIDAIEQAAKK; via the coding sequence TTGACGCTGCATCCTCCTGCTTCGTATCAAAAGTTCAGATCGGGCCACTCGCCGTGCCGGGAGGTCACACGAGGAACGCATTCGGTACATCCGGTGCATTATGGGATCCCCGATCTTTCCTGCCGCAAGGCAATTTTTTGGACTCTTGAGGAGGAGATTCCCTATATGACGCTGACCCGACGTACATTCGCCCATCTTGCACTGGCCGCGTTCACCGCACTGGCTGCAACTCCGATATTTGCACAGGAAACCTATGCGCTGAAATTCGGCCATACTGGCGCGCCGGACCACCATTTCCAGAAGATCTCCGAGAAATTTGCGGCACTGGTTGCCGAGCGCACCAACAACAATGTGAAAATCGAAGTTTTCCCGTCCGACTCTCTGGGCAAACAGATGGAACTTGTTGAAGGCGCATTCTTCGGCACCACCGATATGGTTCTGACCTCTGACGCGGTTTTGTCCAACTTTGTGCCCGAAGTCGGCATCATCAACCTCCCGTTTATCTTCCCCGACAGCGACCACGTACGCAACGTGCTAGATGGCGAAATCGGGAACCAACTGGGCAGGAAGATCGAAGAGCAAGGCGCTGTTCTCGTCGGCTGGTGGGAAAATGGCTTCCGTCACATCACCAATTCCAAAAAGCCCATCGAAAAGCCAGCAGACCTGTCAGGCGTTAAATTGCGCGTTCCCGAAGGCCCGATCTTTGTCGATACCTTTACAACACTGGGCGCAAACGCCACACCGATTGCTTTTACCGAGCTTTATTCCGCGCTCCAGCTTGGGGTCGTCGACGGGCAGGAAAACCCACCCGCGCATATCCTTACTCAAAAGTTTTATGAGGTGCAGGACTATGTCTCGCGGACTGGCCATATCTACCTGTCTTCACCCGTACTGATCAGCCGTGCGGCCTTTGATAAACTGCCGGAAAACTACCGTCAGGTTATACTCGACACAGGACGCGAGCTGGCTGCCGAGCACACTCAAATGGTGCTGGCCGCAGAGGACGCGCAATGGGCGGAGATTGAGGCCAAAGGCATGAAGATCAACGATGTGGAAAAAGCCCCATTTGTTGAGGCAACACGCTCGGTCATTGAAAAGTACCGTGAGCAGTTCGGCCCTGAGATCATTGATGCGATCGAACAGGCTGCGAAAAAGTGA
- a CDS encoding nitronate monooxygenase family protein: MRDDSHLPQALRGLRLPLVASPMFILSGPELVIAQCKAGIVGSFPALNAREAEGEPPLLDAWLIQITEDLDKHNQENPDRPAAPFAVNQIVHRSNARLERDLEICVKHKVPIWITSLGARVEVNEAAHSCGGVVLHDIINNRFARKAIEKGADGLIAVAAGAGGHAGPQSPFALIREIREWFDGPLLLSGALATGEGLLAARAMGADLGYMGSAFIATKEANAVPGYKDMIVSGGADDIVTSSLFTGVSGNYLRPSIVAAGLDPDDLPSADASSMNFGSGSSKPKAWKEIWGAGQGIGAVKQIGGVAELVDRIEAEYRAAGARLAAEFAQ, translated from the coding sequence ATGCGTGACGACAGCCATCTACCCCAAGCCCTGCGTGGTCTGCGCCTGCCCTTGGTCGCATCGCCTATGTTCATCCTTTCGGGGCCGGAACTGGTCATTGCGCAATGTAAGGCGGGCATTGTCGGGTCGTTTCCAGCCCTGAACGCACGCGAGGCGGAGGGCGAGCCGCCGCTGCTTGACGCGTGGCTCATCCAGATCACCGAAGACTTGGACAAGCACAATCAAGAGAACCCGGACCGGCCTGCGGCGCCCTTTGCGGTGAACCAGATCGTGCACCGCTCCAACGCGCGGTTGGAGCGGGACCTTGAGATTTGCGTCAAACATAAGGTGCCGATCTGGATTACCTCGCTGGGCGCGCGGGTGGAAGTGAATGAGGCCGCGCATTCCTGTGGCGGGGTGGTGTTACATGACATCATCAACAACCGCTTTGCCCGCAAAGCGATTGAGAAAGGCGCGGATGGGCTGATTGCTGTGGCCGCCGGGGCCGGGGGGCACGCGGGACCGCAGTCGCCCTTTGCTTTGATCCGCGAAATTCGTGAATGGTTCGATGGACCGCTTCTGCTCTCGGGGGCATTGGCCACGGGCGAGGGGCTTTTGGCTGCGCGGGCCATGGGGGCGGACTTGGGCTATATGGGCTCGGCTTTCATCGCGACGAAGGAAGCTAATGCCGTGCCCGGTTACAAAGACATGATCGTTTCGGGCGGGGCGGATGACATCGTGACCTCTTCGCTCTTCACCGGGGTGTCGGGCAACTATCTGCGGCCTTCGATTGTGGCGGCGGGGCTGGACCCTGACGATCTGCCCTCGGCGGACGCCTCTTCGATGAACTTCGGCTCCGGGTCGTCCAAGCCTAAGGCATGGAAGGAAATCTGGGGCGCGGGGCAGGGCATTGGTGCGGTCAAACAGATCGGCGGGGTGGCTGAACTGGTGGATCGGATCGAAGCTGAATACCGCGCCGCTGGTGCCCGGCTGGCTGCGGAGTTTGCGCAATGA
- a CDS encoding SDR family oxidoreductase, which produces MDIKTLFGLEGKTALITGGATGIGRMAAEALVRAGARVLLASRTGEACETVAAELNALNARGSAEGFAGNVSSEEGVDALLAEVQSRCDQLHILMNNAGVTWGAPLGQFPFAAWDKVMGVNVAGLFDLTQKLLPLLRSGATADDPARVVNVGSVMGEREMGDGAYSYAASKAAVIHLSKILAKELAGEGITVNALAPGPFVSRMTAFATQDETTRKAVGQDVPLGRVGRDEDIAGCMLFLCGRGGAYVTGAVIPVSGGINVMSGPNIFERALS; this is translated from the coding sequence ATGGATATCAAGACACTCTTTGGGCTGGAGGGAAAAACCGCGCTCATCACAGGTGGCGCCACGGGGATCGGCCGTATGGCTGCCGAAGCTTTGGTGCGGGCCGGTGCTCGGGTTTTGCTGGCCAGTCGGACGGGTGAAGCCTGCGAAACGGTGGCGGCAGAGTTGAACGCCCTCAACGCGCGTGGCAGCGCCGAAGGTTTCGCTGGAAATGTCAGCAGCGAAGAGGGCGTCGATGCGCTGCTGGCCGAGGTTCAGTCGCGCTGCGACCAGCTTCATATTCTGATGAACAACGCCGGGGTGACTTGGGGCGCGCCGCTGGGGCAATTTCCCTTTGCTGCATGGGACAAAGTCATGGGCGTGAATGTGGCCGGTCTCTTTGATCTGACGCAAAAGCTGCTTCCCCTTCTGCGGTCCGGGGCCACGGCGGATGATCCGGCACGGGTAGTCAACGTCGGCTCGGTCATGGGCGAGCGAGAGATGGGGGATGGGGCTTATAGCTATGCGGCCTCCAAGGCCGCGGTGATCCATCTGAGCAAGATCCTTGCCAAGGAATTGGCCGGGGAGGGGATCACCGTGAACGCGCTGGCACCAGGCCCGTTCGTGTCGCGTATGACCGCCTTTGCCACGCAGGATGAGACAACGCGCAAGGCCGTGGGCCAAGACGTGCCGCTGGGCCGCGTTGGCCGCGATGAGGATATCGCGGGCTGCATGCTGTTCCTATGCGGGCGCGGCGGGGCTTATGTCACCGGGGCGGTGATCCCGGTCAGCGGCGGCATCAACGTGATGTCAGGCCCGAATATTTTTGAAAGGGCCTTGTCATGA
- a CDS encoding acyl-CoA dehydrogenase family protein, which translates to MIDQTLDMNNLEMSEKAKPLLAAVTKHIRENVDPITEEFFRLGEGRADRWSYAPGQLELLDGAKQKAREAGLWNFFLPNAETGEGLANLDYAYIAAELGKSLLAPETLNCSAPDTGNMEVLERVGTPEQKEQWLKPLLAGEIRSAFAMTEPDVASSDARNISTSAVLDGDDWVINGEKFYISGAGDPRCKIMIVMVKTSPEAETFRQQSQILVPMDTPGVEILGPMHVFGHDDAPHGHMHIRFTDVRVPRENVLWGEGRGFEISQVRLGPGRIHHCMRSIGSAEKALDLMIERGLGREAFGKKIIDLGKNMETISRARIDIEAMRLMVLKAAKAMDVLGNKEARIWVSMIKALVPEKACEIIDASMQVHGATGMSQWSPLSGMYTWQRALRFADGPDEVHHQVIARAEVKAFQASNTRGSDGDI; encoded by the coding sequence ATGATCGATCAGACCTTGGACATGAACAATCTCGAAATGTCGGAGAAGGCCAAGCCGCTTTTGGCCGCTGTTACCAAGCACATCCGCGAGAATGTCGATCCGATCACCGAGGAGTTCTTTCGACTAGGCGAAGGCCGCGCCGACCGTTGGTCCTATGCCCCCGGTCAGTTGGAACTGCTCGACGGGGCCAAGCAAAAGGCGCGTGAGGCGGGGTTGTGGAACTTCTTTTTGCCGAATGCCGAGACGGGCGAAGGGCTGGCGAACCTCGATTACGCCTATATCGCCGCTGAATTGGGCAAAAGCCTGCTGGCGCCTGAGACCCTGAACTGCTCTGCCCCCGACACTGGCAATATGGAGGTGCTGGAACGCGTCGGAACGCCTGAACAAAAGGAGCAATGGTTAAAGCCCCTGCTCGCGGGCGAAATCCGTTCGGCCTTTGCGATGACTGAGCCGGATGTGGCCTCTTCTGATGCGCGGAATATTTCGACCAGCGCGGTTTTGGATGGCGACGATTGGGTCATCAACGGCGAGAAGTTCTATATCTCCGGCGCAGGCGATCCGCGCTGTAAGATTATGATTGTGATGGTAAAAACCTCTCCCGAGGCGGAGACGTTCCGGCAGCAGAGCCAGATCCTTGTGCCGATGGACACGCCGGGCGTCGAAATCCTTGGCCCGATGCATGTGTTTGGCCACGATGACGCGCCGCATGGGCATATGCACATCCGCTTTACCGACGTTCGCGTGCCCCGTGAAAACGTGCTTTGGGGCGAAGGTCGCGGGTTTGAGATCAGCCAAGTGCGGCTTGGACCGGGGCGGATTCACCATTGCATGCGCTCCATCGGATCGGCGGAAAAGGCTTTGGATCTGATGATTGAACGCGGGCTGGGGCGCGAGGCCTTTGGTAAGAAAATCATCGACCTAGGCAAGAACATGGAGACCATCAGCCGCGCGCGGATCGACATTGAAGCGATGCGGCTAATGGTGTTGAAAGCCGCCAAAGCGATGGATGTGCTGGGCAACAAAGAGGCGCGCATCTGGGTCAGCATGATTAAGGCGCTGGTGCCGGAAAAGGCCTGCGAGATCATTGACGCCTCGATGCAGGTACATGGTGCCACGGGGATGAGCCAGTGGAGCCCGCTGTCAGGCATGTACACTTGGCAGCGTGCGCTGCGCTTCGCCGATGGGCCGGATGAGGTGCACCATCAGGTGATTGCGCGGGCCGAGGTGAAGGCGTTTCAGGCCTCGAACACGCGCGGCTCCGACGGCGACATCTGA
- a CDS encoding YqaE/Pmp3 family membrane protein — translation MDIIRVIVAILLPPLGVFLQEGLGKHFWINIILTLLGYLPGIIHALYIIIKR, via the coding sequence ATGGATATCATTCGAGTTATAGTTGCGATCCTCCTGCCCCCACTGGGCGTCTTCCTACAGGAAGGTTTAGGAAAGCACTTCTGGATTAACATTATACTAACGCTGCTCGGCTACCTGCCCGGGATCATCCACGCGCTGTATATTATCATAAAGAGGTAG
- a CDS encoding phosphoribosyl-ATP diphosphatase gives MTLDDLYATILSRKEADPSSSWTAQLLAKGPEKCAEKFGEEAVEAIIEAVKNDRAGLTSEAADVLYHLLVMLAARDVPLSDVLDELARRQSTSGIAEKAARK, from the coding sequence ATGACGCTTGATGATCTTTACGCCACCATCCTGAGCCGCAAGGAGGCTGATCCGTCAAGCAGTTGGACCGCGCAGCTATTGGCTAAGGGGCCGGAAAAATGTGCTGAGAAGTTCGGCGAAGAGGCGGTCGAGGCCATCATCGAGGCGGTGAAGAACGACCGCGCTGGCCTTACCTCTGAAGCTGCCGATGTTCTGTATCACCTCTTGGTCATGCTGGCGGCACGCGATGTGCCGCTGAGCGACGTGCTGGATGAACTGGCGCGCCGCCAGTCGACCTCGGGCATCGCCGAGAAGGCCGCGCGCAAGTAA
- a CDS encoding LysR family transcriptional regulator translates to MKDDRLLAMRVFLTVVETGGFTSAAHVLEVSQPFVSQTISRLEGRLGAQLLHRSTRGQRLTQEGQRFIGACRRAIDAVDAAEAEIQGLRGKVSGDLRVTAPLAFGLDQLVNILPEFQLAYPSIKLNLSLDDSSANLIEDQIDVAIRMGKLRDSSLMSRRLCSLQRIVVASPDFIKRYGAPIEPMQLSNYNCLLWEGARDHLNRWPFKIDGATLNIPVSGAFRSNNGMSLYSMCLAGSGIMRLAEHLARPAIARGELVPLLEEYQAVDDSAFYAVFLPERDLLPRIRVFVDYLVDKYRTPPW, encoded by the coding sequence ATGAAAGACGATCGTCTGTTGGCGATGCGGGTATTTTTAACCGTGGTAGAGACTGGGGGCTTTACTTCTGCAGCACACGTCCTTGAGGTTAGTCAGCCTTTTGTAAGCCAAACCATCAGCCGTCTTGAAGGCCGATTGGGCGCCCAGCTTTTACACCGTTCAACCCGCGGTCAACGCCTCACACAGGAGGGGCAAAGGTTCATCGGCGCCTGCCGTCGCGCCATTGACGCCGTGGATGCTGCTGAGGCCGAGATACAAGGCCTGCGCGGCAAGGTTTCGGGCGATCTGCGGGTGACGGCCCCCCTTGCCTTCGGATTAGACCAGTTGGTGAACATTCTGCCTGAATTCCAACTAGCGTATCCGTCTATTAAACTGAACCTCTCGCTGGACGACAGCAGCGCCAATCTGATCGAAGATCAGATTGATGTCGCAATTCGGATGGGGAAACTGCGCGATTCAAGCTTGATGAGCCGTAGGTTGTGCAGTCTTCAGCGGATCGTCGTGGCCTCTCCCGACTTTATCAAAAGATACGGCGCACCCATCGAGCCGATGCAGCTTTCTAACTACAATTGCCTGCTTTGGGAGGGCGCGCGGGATCACCTTAACCGTTGGCCCTTTAAAATTGACGGTGCCACGCTCAACATCCCGGTCTCTGGCGCATTCCGTTCCAACAACGGAATGTCGCTCTATTCAATGTGTCTGGCCGGATCAGGCATAATGCGCTTGGCAGAGCATCTCGCTCGGCCTGCAATTGCGCGCGGAGAGCTGGTGCCCCTGCTTGAAGAATATCAGGCGGTGGATGACAGCGCTTTCTATGCCGTTTTTCTTCCTGAACGGGACTTGCTGCCCCGCATTCGCGTGTTCGTAGATTACCTTGTAGACAAGTATCGCACGCCCCCTTGGTGA
- a CDS encoding glycosyltransferase family 2 protein, which translates to MNYLVSFASNGLEESMKICAITMVYRDYWALSQWYAHYSRHLGSEHLYIVAHGYDEKISEVCPRANVITVPRDDLSGFDRIRGHLLNGFQDGLGALYDWVIRTDADELICIDPERFVDFEALFTAQRKADTLFALGLNLFEGIEDAKLSEHTNVFAHRRHAVFSGHYSKAWAVRRGAHLVRHGVEVAAEHLADAAFTLPKGVYMVHLKYANTAALTEANQHRTEIASGTGKGLPGNIWAKATTDAGRFYERLATLPDLEWKRARTKAYRTINRSPIRDAKLNVLRAKSVNFEYRTQLPDWFKDC; encoded by the coding sequence ATGAATTATCTTGTTTCTTTTGCTTCGAACGGCTTAGAAGAAAGCATGAAGATTTGTGCGATCACAATGGTTTACCGAGACTACTGGGCGTTATCACAATGGTACGCGCACTATTCGCGGCACCTTGGTTCGGAACATCTTTATATCGTCGCCCACGGCTATGATGAAAAGATTTCTGAAGTGTGCCCTCGGGCAAATGTGATCACGGTTCCTCGGGATGATCTGTCTGGTTTTGACCGCATTCGAGGGCATCTGCTCAATGGATTTCAGGATGGACTTGGCGCCTTGTATGATTGGGTTATCCGCACTGATGCGGATGAGTTAATCTGCATAGATCCTGAACGCTTTGTGGACTTCGAAGCCTTGTTCACTGCTCAGCGTAAGGCTGACACGCTGTTCGCCCTTGGCCTTAACTTGTTTGAGGGCATTGAGGACGCAAAGCTGTCCGAGCACACCAATGTGTTCGCCCATAGGAGGCATGCAGTTTTCTCTGGACACTATAGCAAAGCTTGGGCGGTAAGACGCGGCGCACATCTTGTACGCCACGGAGTTGAAGTTGCTGCCGAACATTTGGCAGATGCTGCATTCACTTTGCCGAAAGGCGTCTACATGGTGCACCTCAAATACGCGAATACCGCGGCTTTGACTGAGGCGAACCAACACCGCACCGAAATCGCCAGCGGCACAGGCAAAGGTCTGCCTGGTAACATTTGGGCAAAGGCGACAACAGATGCTGGGCGCTTCTACGAACGGTTGGCAACCTTGCCTGACCTCGAATGGAAACGGGCGCGGACGAAAGCCTACCGTACCATTAACCGCAGTCCGATACGGGATGCAAAGTTGAATGTGCTCCGAGCAAAGTCGGTTAACTTTGAGTATCGGACACAACTGCCAGACTGGTTTAAAGACTGCTGA
- a CDS encoding mechanosensitive ion channel family protein, with protein sequence MEPVRIIWRQVMEMARDTIALLPQIAVALVVLILTWAIAALGRSLVSRTLARTKLRPSLKDLFTLLTSILIWVLGIMIAAVIVFPGLTPASILAGLGIGSVAIGFAFKDVFENFLAGIIILFRREMRMGDHIECEGIEGKVAQIAIRESHIRQTDGQLVIVPNAMLFKNPVYVRTDQKHRRQTVICGVAYDVDVDEARTVMTKAVEGCKTVEQGERPIQVFAQEFADSSINFEITWWAGSTPVEQRRSRDEVVTAVKQALDQAGLEIPFPYRTLTFKEPLPLTRSRDGEEDTEA encoded by the coding sequence ATGGAGCCAGTCAGGATCATATGGCGTCAGGTGATGGAAATGGCGCGGGATACCATCGCTCTTTTGCCGCAAATCGCCGTCGCCCTCGTCGTTCTCATCTTAACTTGGGCCATCGCCGCGCTCGGCCGGTCTCTGGTCAGCAGAACACTCGCGCGCACCAAGCTGCGCCCAAGCCTCAAAGACCTTTTTACCCTACTGACCTCTATCCTCATTTGGGTCCTGGGGATCATGATTGCCGCCGTGATCGTATTTCCGGGGCTCACACCCGCCAGCATCCTCGCCGGGCTGGGGATTGGATCGGTTGCGATCGGTTTCGCCTTTAAAGATGTCTTTGAGAACTTCCTCGCGGGGATCATCATCCTCTTTCGCCGCGAGATGCGGATGGGGGATCATATAGAATGTGAGGGGATTGAGGGTAAAGTCGCCCAAATCGCCATCCGGGAGAGCCACATCCGCCAGACGGACGGCCAGTTGGTGATCGTGCCCAATGCAATGCTTTTCAAAAACCCGGTCTATGTCCGCACGGATCAAAAGCATCGTCGCCAAACCGTCATCTGTGGCGTGGCTTATGATGTAGATGTGGATGAAGCGCGGACCGTCATGACCAAAGCCGTCGAAGGCTGTAAAACGGTAGAGCAGGGGGAGCGCCCGATCCAAGTCTTCGCGCAAGAGTTTGCGGACTCCTCTATCAACTTCGAAATTACCTGGTGGGCTGGCTCCACCCCGGTCGAGCAGCGACGCTCACGAGATGAGGTTGTGACGGCGGTGAAGCAGGCATTGGATCAGGCAGGGCTGGAAATCCCCTTCCCCTACCGAACGCTCACCTTCAAAGAGCCGCTGCCGCTCACGCGTTCGCGCGATGGAGAGGAGGATACAGAGGCCTGA
- a CDS encoding phosphotransferase family protein — MSTDTQTLDEAAVCRWLEKNLPGFAGPLEVTKFQSGQSNPTFLLSTPAHDYVLRRKPPGTLLKSAHAVDREFRVQKALADSQVPVVRMHLLCEDESVIGSMFYVMDHVPGRNFNDPTLPELTPAERGAVMDEMNGVLAALHEVDIDAVGLSDYGPPGNYFERQVGRWSKQYRASETEPQPDMDALMQRLVEELPKDDGQRTLVHGDYRIDNMIFDTHGTACRAVLDWELSTIGHPFADLAAVIMQWQMPVGAEGRGLAGVDRKALGLPTDAEFIAAYCRRRRLKGIDNFGYYLAFCFFRMAAIIQGVLKRALDGNASNPEYGLRLGQYVPVFARHGLEALDRDG; from the coding sequence ATGAGCACGGACACGCAAACATTGGACGAGGCGGCGGTCTGCCGTTGGCTGGAAAAGAATCTGCCGGGCTTTGCCGGGCCGCTTGAGGTGACCAAGTTTCAGTCGGGGCAATCAAACCCCACCTTCCTGCTCTCGACTCCTGCGCATGACTATGTTCTGCGCCGTAAGCCACCGGGAACGCTGCTCAAATCGGCCCACGCGGTCGACCGTGAGTTTCGGGTCCAAAAGGCATTGGCCGACAGTCAGGTGCCGGTCGTGCGGATGCATTTGCTCTGCGAGGATGAAAGCGTCATCGGCTCGATGTTCTATGTGATGGACCACGTGCCGGGCCGCAATTTCAACGATCCGACCCTGCCGGAACTGACCCCGGCGGAGCGCGGCGCGGTCATGGATGAGATGAACGGCGTGTTGGCCGCCCTGCATGAGGTGGATATCGACGCGGTTGGTCTGTCGGACTACGGCCCTCCGGGCAACTATTTTGAACGACAAGTAGGCCGCTGGTCAAAGCAGTACCGGGCGTCCGAGACGGAGCCCCAGCCGGATATGGATGCGCTGATGCAGCGTTTGGTCGAAGAGCTGCCCAAGGATGACGGGCAGCGCACGCTGGTCCACGGTGATTATCGCATCGACAACATGATCTTTGACACCCATGGCACCGCCTGCCGCGCGGTTTTGGATTGGGAGTTGTCCACCATCGGCCACCCCTTTGCCGATCTCGCCGCCGTTATCATGCAATGGCAGATGCCCGTGGGCGCCGAGGGGCGCGGCTTGGCCGGAGTGGACCGCAAGGCGCTTGGCCTGCCCACGGATGCGGAGTTTATCGCCGCCTATTGCCGCCGGCGCAGGCTGAAGGGGATCGATAACTTCGGCTATTACCTCGCCTTTTGCTTCTTCCGCATGGCGGCGATCATTCAAGGTGTGCTGAAACGCGCGTTGGATGGCAACGCATCCAACCCCGAATATGGGCTAAGATTAGGGCAATATGTCCCGGTTTTTGCGCGCCACGGGCTGGAGGCGCTTGATCGCGACGGCTGA
- a CDS encoding SDR family oxidoreductase: MELHGRVIVITGAASGIGRALALRFAREAPAHIVCVDIDGAGAETTATKVGGTAFRVDVANEAEIATLIAEVERDIGPIDLFCSNAGISVEGGVEVPDADWQRIWEINVMSHVRAARHLVPLMKARGGGYLLNTASAAGLLNQVGAAPYGVTKHAAVGLAEWLAMTYGDDGIKVSVLCPQAVRTEMMRGLEDHVAAIDGMLEPEPVAEACVQAIRDEVFLVLPHPQVRDYMRGKAQDYDRWIGGMRKLNRRFGRSKGSR; the protein is encoded by the coding sequence ATGGAGTTGCATGGGCGCGTCATCGTTATCACTGGGGCCGCCAGCGGCATCGGGCGGGCTCTGGCGCTGCGCTTTGCGCGGGAGGCGCCTGCACATATCGTCTGTGTGGACATCGACGGCGCGGGGGCCGAAACGACGGCGACCAAGGTTGGCGGCACGGCGTTTCGGGTCGATGTTGCGAACGAGGCCGAGATCGCGACGCTGATCGCAGAAGTCGAGCGAGATATCGGGCCGATTGATCTATTCTGTTCCAACGCCGGGATCTCAGTCGAGGGCGGTGTCGAAGTGCCGGATGCGGACTGGCAGCGCATCTGGGAGATCAATGTGATGAGCCACGTCCGCGCGGCCCGGCATTTGGTGCCGCTGATGAAGGCGCGGGGCGGTGGCTATCTGCTCAACACCGCCTCAGCGGCGGGGCTGCTCAATCAGGTGGGTGCCGCGCCCTACGGTGTGACGAAACACGCAGCTGTCGGTCTCGCGGAATGGCTGGCGATGACCTATGGCGATGATGGGATCAAGGTCTCGGTGCTCTGTCCCCAAGCGGTGCGAACTGAGATGATGCGCGGGCTGGAAGATCATGTCGCGGCGATTGACGGCATGCTGGAGCCGGAGCCGGTGGCCGAAGCCTGTGTGCAGGCAATCCGGGATGAGGTGTTTTTGGTACTGCCGCATCCGCAGGTGCGCGATTATATGCGCGGAAAGGCGCAGGACTATGACCGCTGGATTGGCGGGATGCGCAAGCTGAACCGGCGTTTTGGAAGGTCAAAGGGCAGCCGGTAA